Sequence from the Acidimicrobiales bacterium genome:
CGGAGCGCTCGCAGCGAGGCGAGGACGGCGGCGAACACGCTGGCGTACACGACGGAGCTGGCCATGGATCCGCTCTGGTCGATGCAGAGCACGACCTCGCGTTGCACCTGCTGGGTGCGGCGTGACCGTCCGACCAGCCGTTCGGGGATGACCGTGCGGTACTCGGGTTGGTAGCGGGTGAGGTTGGCGGCGATGGTGCGGTTCCAGTCGATGTCGGCCGGTCGCGGCCGCCGGGTGCGGCTGGCCCGGTCGAGGGCGCCGGTGACGGCTTGGCGGGTGGCGCCGGCGATCCGCTTCTCGAGGTCGCGGACGACCTGGCGCACGACGGTCCTGGCGGTCTCGCGGGAGTGCTCGGGGATGGCCCGGCCGAGGCCCAGCAGCGTGCCGACGAGCGCGACGTCGGGCTGGACGGTGGCCAGCATCTCGGGCTCGAGCAGCAGCTGGCGCAGTCCGAGGCGGTCCATCGCGTCGTGCTGGAGCACCTTGACGACGCTGGTGGGGAAGTAGGTGCGGATGTCGCCCAGCCAGCGTGCCACCCGGGGTGAGCTGGCCCCGAGGCCGCCTCGGCGGTCGGTGTCGTAGAGCTGGGCGAGGACCTCGTCGCGGCGCAGGTCCTCGCCGGCGAGCTGGGTGCCGGTGCCGTCGGCGTCCTCGCCGCCGAGGGCGAGCCGCCAGCGCCGCAGGCGCTCGGCGTCGCCGGGGTGGCCGGGGTCGTCGGGGTGGCCGGGGTCGCTCACGGGCTGGTCCCCAGGATCTGGCGGAGGACGGGGAGGGCTCGGCGGGCCCGGTCGTCGTCGAGCCGGGGATCGTCCGACCGGCCCGGCCTCCCGGCTCCCGTCCCGCCGGCGTCCGGCCCCGCGTCGAGGCGGCGGGCCTTCTCGCCGATGAGGCGGCGTTCGGGTGCGCTGAAGGCCGAGAACGTGCGCCGGACCAGCGGGAGCAGGTCGTCGAAGAGGACGCCCGGCACGTCCGCCAGCCAGTCGTCGACCACGGCGAGCAGCTCGTCGTCGTGCAGGAGGAGGGCGGCGTCGCCGGACAGGAAGCTGTCGAGCCAGGCGGCGCTGTCGAGGGCGTCGGCGCCGATCGACAGGTGAAGCGACAGGCGCCGGTTGGCGTCGGCGGCGGTGATGCGCCCGCCGTCGAGCAGCAGGCGGGTGGCCCGGCCGCCCACGGTGCCGTGGATCCCGCCCTGGTCGGTGACGCCGGTGAGGGCGGTGTACCACCGCGACCGCAGTTCGGGGTCGTCGACCAGGGCGAGACCCCGGTGGACGCCGTCGACCAGCCCGCGCATGGCGGTGGCGGCGTCGTCGTCGAGGCCGTTGCACGCCCCGCCCAGGCCGATCGCGACGCGGACGGCGATGCCGTGGAGCACGCCGGCGACGAGCTCGGTGTCGACCCGGCGGACGTTGCCGTAGCGGGTGATGCGGGCCAGGGGCTCGACCGCGGCCATGAGCCGTTGGGTGTCGTGCTGGCGGGCGGCCCGGGCGGCGAGGGCGTCCATCGCCGCGGTGAGCCCGGCGGGGAGGTCGGCCAGCAGTGCCGCCTCCAGCAACTCGGTGAGGGCCGCGATGTCGGCCTCGGCGACCTGTTCGGACACGGTCGCCGCGGCGGCCTCGGCGATCGTCGTGCCCCGGCCGGAGGCGTCGACCAGGCGGAGGGCCAGCTCGGGCTGCCATTGCAGCCACCAGGTCTCCTTGAAGGTCCCCCGGGTGCGGCCGCTGTCGACGGTCT
This genomic interval carries:
- a CDS encoding VWA domain-containing protein — translated: MSDPGHPDDPGHPGDAERLRRWRLALGGEDADGTGTQLAGEDLRRDEVLAQLYDTDRRGGLGASSPRVARWLGDIRTYFPTSVVKVLQHDAMDRLGLRQLLLEPEMLATVQPDVALVGTLLGLGRAIPEHSRETARTVVRQVVRDLEKRIAGATRQAVTGALDRASRTRRPRPADIDWNRTIAANLTRYQPEYRTVIPERLVGRSRRTQQVQREVVLCIDQSGSMASSVVYASVFAAVLASLRALRTRIVVFDTAVVDLTDQIDDPVDILFGVQLGGGTDIAGALGYCETLVSRPADTILVLISDLYEGGVRDELLRRSSALVESGVQMVALLALSDQGAPVYDHDNAAALHQLGVPAFACTPDLFPDLMAAAIQHHDLTTWAHTQDLPSPFGRLR
- a CDS encoding DUF5682 family protein, whose translation is AAAEPGDPGVDPISVLAAAAGFDDPERWWEDAVEHRRGGLGRFVAVADAMAELRHDPAVAARHTRSNDRREAAMRRTLRATTKRVGAGGTVAFVCGAWHAPALHPAAFPTTKHDTDLLKGLPKVKVAATWVPWTNGRLSYRSGYGAGVASPGWYEHLFTAPDEVSARWLTRTARLLRDEQLPTSSASVIEAVRLAEALAALRERPLAGVSELTDATEAVLCAGSPVPLAIVGEKLFVGEALGAVPDETPMVPLARDLERQQKRLRLKATAAEQVVTLDLRSETHRARSHLLHRLRLIDVPWGETVDSGRTRGTFKETWWLQWQPELALRLVDASGRGTTIAEAAAATVSEQVAEADIAALTELLEAALLADLPAGLTAAMDALAARAARQHDTQRLMAAVEPLARITRYGNVRRVDTELVAGVLHGIAVRVAIGLGGACNGLDDDAATAMRGLVDGVHRGLALVDDPELRSRWYTALTGVTDQGGIHGTVGGRATRLLLDGGRITAADANRRLSLHLSIGADALDSAAWLDSFLSGDAALLLHDDELLAVVDDWLADVPGVLFDDLLPLVRRTFSAFSAPERRLIGEKARRLDAGPDAGGTGAGRPGRSDDPRLDDDRARRALPVLRQILGTSP